Proteins from one Candidatus Uhrbacteria bacterium genomic window:
- a CDS encoding putative metal-binding motif-containing protein, translating to MPFARSLVCVLALVLSACQKPVDGDGDGADACQSFVGGFALRPIPPCDWNDAAPTIYPGAPELCDGLDNDGNGRLDELFDVDADGQTMCAGDCNDADVTIYDDAPEVCDGLDNDCNELTPADETDGDGDDALACGDCDDADATRYPGAAELCDRLDNDCDGTTPSDELDGDSDGATLCEGDCDDGNAGLNTIDADTDGQTTCAGDCDDGSALRKLGNLEVCDGVDNDCNGTVDPLEADFDADGARACVDCDDANPNRYPGNEETCGGADEDCDGVPSDNETDNDQDGFTECDLDCDDTNPAAHPGGTDIIGNAVDEDCNGLVLLSEHLDADGDGYCSNATVCSNGFSPGDCDDGNADRYPGNAEVCDSVDNDCDGSANADEVDTDADGWLACEECDDSTADFNLDDLDLDGQDTCSGDCADTDADRFTSNAEVCDGVDNDCLDGVPADEVDTDADGWLACEECDDASAVRFPGNPEICDGVDNDCDTLVDVGDPDTNLDNDGFSACAGDCDDLNPFVRPNATETCNGINDDCDAFTDEGFDQDADGWTSCGGDCDPSDPAFNPDAPEICDGEDNDCDGLAGVEEVDGDNDGQMVCDGDCNDANTAISPTHAEVCGDLLDNNCNDLVDFEDTNTCYAGCVPNMTASNAITNFAFETNVDGWFEVTTGGPTEDAEPPYWDPTWGFNSSRSLSVWNPVAGAIEDEAIGVDFTLPTGQMMLAFGANITGTGDANLPIHVAIASAGDYSVNGGINPLSPISLEIEAGWQAYAFCFVATPVPDSERTLIIWFGSLPDTAGLSLDAVVAYPAP from the coding sequence ATGCCTTTTGCTCGATCTTTGGTGTGCGTGCTTGCCCTTGTTCTCTCCGCCTGCCAGAAGCCCGTAGACGGTGACGGTGACGGAGCAGATGCCTGCCAGTCGTTCGTGGGAGGGTTCGCCCTGCGTCCCATCCCGCCCTGCGACTGGAACGATGCAGCGCCGACGATCTATCCCGGCGCGCCGGAGCTTTGCGACGGGCTCGACAACGACGGCAACGGCCGGCTCGATGAGCTGTTCGATGTTGATGCGGACGGGCAGACCATGTGTGCCGGTGACTGCAACGATGCCGACGTGACGATCTACGACGATGCGCCCGAGGTCTGCGACGGGCTCGACAACGATTGCAACGAGCTGACCCCAGCGGACGAGACGGACGGCGATGGTGACGACGCGCTTGCCTGCGGCGATTGCGACGACGCCGACGCGACGCGATATCCGGGCGCCGCCGAACTCTGCGACCGTCTGGACAACGACTGCGACGGGACGACGCCTTCTGATGAACTTGATGGCGACAGCGATGGCGCCACCCTCTGCGAGGGGGACTGTGACGACGGCAATGCTGGGCTCAACACGATCGATGCCGACACGGACGGGCAGACCACGTGTGCCGGTGACTGTGACGACGGCAGTGCCTTGCGTAAGCTGGGCAACCTTGAAGTCTGCGACGGTGTGGACAACGACTGCAACGGGACGGTGGATCCTCTTGAAGCAGATTTCGACGCCGATGGCGCCCGCGCCTGCGTTGACTGCGACGACGCCAACCCCAACCGGTACCCCGGTAATGAGGAAACCTGTGGCGGAGCGGACGAGGATTGCGACGGCGTGCCGTCGGACAACGAAACGGACAACGACCAGGACGGCTTCACGGAGTGCGACCTCGATTGCGACGATACCAACCCGGCGGCTCATCCGGGCGGCACCGACATCATTGGCAACGCTGTGGACGAGGACTGCAACGGCCTTGTTCTCCTTTCGGAGCATCTCGATGCCGATGGAGATGGGTACTGCAGCAACGCCACTGTTTGCAGCAACGGATTTAGTCCCGGTGACTGTGACGACGGCAACGCGGACCGCTATCCTGGCAATGCCGAAGTCTGCGACAGTGTAGACAACGACTGCGATGGAAGCGCTAACGCAGACGAAGTGGACACCGACGCGGACGGCTGGCTTGCGTGTGAAGAGTGCGACGACTCTACGGCCGACTTCAACCTCGATGATCTCGATCTGGACGGTCAGGATACGTGCTCTGGCGACTGCGCCGACACCGACGCCGATCGCTTCACTAGCAACGCCGAAGTCTGCGATGGTGTAGACAACGACTGCCTGGATGGAGTCCCTGCCGACGAAGTGGACACCGACGCGGACGGCTGGCTTGCCTGCGAGGAGTGCGACGACGCAAGCGCCGTCCGCTTCCCGGGTAATCCCGAGATCTGCGACGGCGTGGACAACGACTGCGACACTCTTGTGGATGTCGGAGATCCTGACACGAACCTTGATAATGACGGGTTTTCCGCCTGTGCCGGGGACTGCGACGACCTCAATCCGTTCGTACGTCCCAATGCCACAGAAACGTGCAACGGCATCAACGACGACTGTGATGCGTTCACGGATGAGGGCTTCGATCAGGATGCGGACGGGTGGACGTCCTGTGGCGGGGACTGCGATCCGTCCGACCCCGCCTTCAATCCGGATGCTCCGGAAATCTGCGACGGGGAGGACAACGACTGCGACGGTCTGGCGGGAGTTGAGGAAGTTGATGGTGATAATGATGGACAGATGGTCTGCGATGGGGACTGTAACGACGCGAACACGGCCATCAGCCCTACTCATGCGGAAGTCTGCGGGGACCTCCTCGACAACAACTGCAACGATCTCGTGGACTTCGAGGACACGAATACCTGCTACGCTGGCTGTGTGCCCAACATGACGGCATCCAACGCCATCACCAACTTTGCCTTCGAGACCAACGTGGATGGGTGGTTTGAGGTGACGACGGGAGGGCCAACGGAAGATGCCGAGCCCCCGTACTGGGACCCCACGTGGGGGTTCAACAGCAGCCGGTCGCTTAGTGTGTGGAATCCGGTCGCTGGAGCTATCGAAGACGAAGCTATTGGGGTGGACTTCACTCTTCCCACGGGTCAGATGATGCTCGCCTTTGGCGCGAACATTACGGGAACGGGCGATGCAAATCTCCCCATCCACGTGGCGATTGCTTCTGCAGGCGACTACTCGGTGAATGGCGGAATCAATCCTCTTTCCCCCATTTCCCTCGAGATTGAGGCAGGTTGGCAGGCCTACGCCTTCTGCTTCGTGGCCACGCCAGTGCCAGACAGCGAACGCACGCTCATCATCTGGTTTGGGAGCCTGCCGGACACGGCCGGTCTCTCGCTCGATGCGGTCGTAGCGTACCCCGCCCCCTGA